A single genomic interval of Penicillium psychrofluorescens genome assembly, chromosome: 2 harbors:
- a CDS encoding uncharacterized protein (ID:PFLUO_002350-T1.cds;~source:funannotate) yields the protein MEETPQTKRKRTTLACDACRARRTKCDSQRPACHYCQTRGLACVYQEPVVEPPSRVEEELNAVNKRLDQLISLMLPAQPVSPDVRTTDPRNEYDALANHLDSPFDLPSKLLGNSSVMHVLGLDADFAQALIRRERAAGLEGQAGGGPRMLMVHHRHAVSALAAFSAQVHIWYPVLPSGFSQEYFRVLSGALHPSSESCLSLLVAAVGYVVGGAHDYCLIASSKIQNIIKSGLEGDDPNAIELTRRAYWGVLLLENEITGQLDVAKSDIWCLDEHVPLPLCQQTWQFTPENASPGVAAIASPDSALSIDTSVENTRSYFLAEIAMRRMLHRCNAAVQATPTGKYVYAPGIALELEHQLEEWYRYLPDINHFEKGDVSQPLELLSIPTMGSSRTSF from the exons GACACTGGCCTGCGATGCATGTCGCGCGCGGAGAACCAAGTGCGACTCGCAGAGACCAGCGTGCCACTATTGTCAAACCCGCGGCCTAGCCTGTGTCTACCAGGAGCCTGTAGTGGAGCCCCCGAGTCG GGTCGAAGAGGAATTGAATGCCGTGAACAAACGGCTCGATCAACTCATCAGCTTGATGCTTCCGGCGCAGCCCGTGTCCCCGGATGTCCGTACCACAGATCCGCGAAATGAGTATGATGCACTGGCGAACCATCTTGATTCGCCCTTTGACTTGCCTTCCAAATTGCTCGGCAATTCGTCTGTTATGCATGTGCTCGGACTAGATGCGGATTTCGCGCAGGCTTTAATTCGGCGGGAACGGGCTGCCGGTCTCGAAGGCCAAGCGGGTGGAGGCCCGCGGATGCTCATGGTTCATCACCGACATGCCGTGAG TGCCTTGGCTGCATTTTCGGCCCAGGTTCACATCTGGTATCCCGTTCTCCCGTCGGGCTTTTCGCAGGAATACTTTCGGGTTCTCTCCGGTGCATTGCATCCTTCTTCGGAATCTTGCCTTTCCCTTCTTGTGGCCGCAGTTGGCTACGTAGTAGGGGGAG CACATGACTACTGCTTGATTGCTTCGTCCAAGATTCAAAATATTATCAAAAG TGGTTTGGAGGGTGATGATCCAAACGCCATTGAACTGACTAGGCGGGCGTATTGGGGTGTATTGTTGCTCGAGAA TGAAATTACTGGTCAGCTGGATGTAGCCAAGAGCGACATTTGGTGCTTGGATGAACATGTCCCACTGCCACTATGCCAGCAGACATGGCAGTTTACGCCAGAGAACGCATCACCCGGAGTGGCGGCGATTGCTTCCCCAGATAGTGCACTATCTATTGACACAAGTGTGGAAAATACACGGTCCTATTTCCTAGCCGAAATTGCCATGCGGCGTATGCTGCATCGATGCAACGCAGCTGTTCAGGCAACGCCTACGGGCAAATACGTCTATGCCCCCGGCATTGCATTGGAGCTAGAACACCAGCTCGAAGAATGGTACCGCTACCTACCTGACATCAACCATTTTGAGAAAGGAGATGTGTCCCAGCCATTGGAGCTGCTCAGTATCCCAAC GATGGGCTCATCACGGACCTCCTTCTAG